Proteins found in one Nostoc sp. NIES-3756 genomic segment:
- the gntT gene encoding guanitoxin biosynthesis MATE family efflux transporter GntT, with amino-acid sequence MHQDSVLVRYFLKLASVNVISNLMVPLAGLLDVMFLGHLTQIHHLAGVALATILFNYIYWTFGFLRMGTTGMVAQALGRKDYQSIVLIGLRHGILALILGLLILLLQQPLQILGFAILNATPEVKESGIKFYNALVWGAPATLINFVLIGWFLGQAKSSKVLLLSAVSNCANVLLDYLFIVQWGWESRGAGLATAISQYLMLMVGAVLCYQEISFTQLSNLSGKLFDQSAFKSALMLNGEIIIRTFVLISTMAIFTNFSSMLGTQILAANTVLMQVVGLAAYFIDGLAFATESLAGIYQGNANNSDLKQLLKISLIGSLIIGITFALIFILAPISLLKLLTSHTEVINNLRSYIPWLLPVLGFGSIAYALDGYFLGLTQGRILRQSMLIATTIGFIPSAMTAWYFHNSHLLWLSMALFMAARAITLALYLPGTLNK; translated from the coding sequence TTGCACCAAGACTCTGTATTAGTTCGCTATTTTTTAAAACTTGCATCTGTAAATGTAATTTCAAATTTAATGGTTCCGTTAGCTGGACTATTAGATGTTATGTTTTTAGGTCATTTGACCCAAATTCACCATTTAGCAGGTGTGGCACTAGCAACGATTCTATTCAATTATATTTATTGGACATTCGGTTTCTTACGCATGGGTACAACTGGAATGGTTGCACAGGCGTTAGGACGTAAAGATTACCAATCAATTGTGTTGATTGGTTTACGGCATGGAATCTTAGCATTGATATTAGGACTGCTTATTTTACTGTTGCAGCAACCTTTACAAATTTTGGGATTTGCAATTTTAAATGCAACTCCCGAAGTGAAAGAATCTGGAATTAAATTCTATAATGCTTTAGTCTGGGGAGCGCCTGCCACGCTAATTAACTTTGTGTTGATTGGTTGGTTTTTAGGACAAGCCAAAAGTAGTAAAGTATTGTTACTTTCAGCAGTTAGTAACTGTGCAAATGTATTACTTGATTATTTATTTATTGTTCAATGGGGATGGGAAAGTAGAGGAGCAGGTTTAGCAACAGCAATTAGTCAGTATCTGATGCTCATGGTGGGTGCTGTGCTATGTTATCAAGAAATTTCATTTACACAGTTATCTAATTTGAGTGGGAAACTATTTGACCAATCGGCTTTTAAGTCGGCTTTAATGCTTAATGGTGAAATTATTATTCGGACTTTTGTCTTGATTTCGACAATGGCAATCTTTACTAACTTCAGTTCAATGTTAGGAACGCAAATTTTGGCAGCAAATACTGTACTGATGCAAGTGGTGGGATTAGCCGCATATTTTATTGACGGTTTGGCATTTGCTACTGAAAGTTTGGCAGGAATTTATCAGGGTAATGCAAATAATAGTGATTTAAAACAACTGTTAAAAATTTCTTTAATCGGTAGTTTAATTATAGGCATCACTTTTGCCCTTATCTTTATTTTGGCTCCAATATCACTATTAAAATTACTGACTAGCCATACTGAAGTTATTAATAATTTGCGTTCTTATATTCCTTGGTTACTACCTGTTTTAGGATTTGGTTCGATTGCTTATGCACTAGATGGTTATTTTTTAGGGCTGACTCAGGGCCGTATCCTGCGACAATCTATGCTCATTGCCACAACAATTGGTTTTATCCCATCTGCTATGACTGCGTGGTATTTTCACAATAGTCATCTACTATGGCTATCAATGGCTCTATTTATGGCAGCAAGAGCAATAACTTTAGCATTGTATTTACCAGGAACATTGAATAAGTAA